One Bifidobacterium angulatum DSM 20098 = JCM 7096 DNA window includes the following coding sequences:
- a CDS encoding amino acid permease, producing MTAQNSDNGSSADLKSLEHLDEGNEMSRGLTNRHVQFIAIGGTIGTGLFLGSGKSIALTGPSIIFVYIGVGLIMFLLMRAIGEMMYRDPSQHTFINFIGRYLGRAWGKFAGWTYWIVLILTGMTEITAVSTYFVTFFRMFGIELHGWKWLIELCFLVVLTAINLIAVKVFGEAEFWFSMIKITLIVGLIATAVVMLIVGFHYPATSIDGVDGAIPGASVSLKNLIDGFAIAPNGWMNFFMSFQMVFFAYLLIEFVGVTVSETQNPRKVLPKAINEIIMRILIFYVGALVAIMAIVPWRNFKPNSDGSYPSPFIMVFKYAGLDWAAALVFFVVITAAASSLNSLLYSAGRHLYQLAQDSDAPAMRGLAEVSDRKVPAKAIVVSGCMILLSPIINMIPSISSAFVLFSSAASAVVIFIYVLTMFAHRGYCKSADFIADGFLMPAWKVTDWIAIVFFVLVYVTLFLSADTRGSAIAGVVWLVVFGGYCLLHERFENRDLKEALRKTK from the coding sequence ATGACAGCTCAGAACAGCGATAACGGCTCATCGGCCGATTTGAAATCCCTTGAACACCTCGACGAGGGCAATGAAATGTCTCGTGGCCTGACGAACCGCCATGTACAGTTCATCGCCATCGGCGGCACTATCGGCACCGGTCTGTTTCTCGGTTCCGGCAAATCCATCGCCCTGACCGGCCCCAGCATCATCTTCGTATACATCGGCGTCGGGCTCATCATGTTCCTGCTCATGCGCGCCATCGGCGAAATGATGTACCGCGACCCCAGCCAGCATACCTTCATCAACTTCATCGGGCGCTATCTCGGCCGCGCGTGGGGCAAGTTCGCCGGTTGGACGTACTGGATCGTGCTCATCCTGACCGGCATGACGGAAATCACCGCGGTCAGTACGTATTTCGTCACGTTCTTCCGCATGTTCGGCATAGAGCTCCACGGTTGGAAATGGCTGATCGAACTATGCTTCCTGGTGGTGTTGACCGCCATCAACCTCATCGCCGTAAAAGTGTTCGGCGAGGCGGAATTCTGGTTCTCCATGATCAAGATCACGTTGATCGTGGGCCTTATCGCCACCGCAGTGGTCATGCTGATCGTCGGCTTCCACTACCCGGCTACCAGCATCGACGGCGTGGACGGTGCCATTCCCGGCGCCTCGGTCTCATTGAAGAATCTGATCGACGGATTCGCCATCGCGCCGAACGGTTGGATGAACTTCTTCATGAGCTTCCAGATGGTGTTCTTCGCCTACCTGCTTATCGAATTCGTGGGCGTGACCGTCTCCGAAACGCAGAATCCGCGCAAGGTGCTGCCCAAGGCCATCAACGAGATCATCATGCGTATTCTGATCTTCTATGTGGGTGCGCTGGTCGCCATCATGGCGATCGTGCCGTGGCGTAACTTCAAGCCGAATTCCGACGGCTCCTACCCGTCCCCGTTCATCATGGTGTTCAAATACGCGGGTCTTGACTGGGCCGCCGCGCTGGTGTTCTTCGTGGTGATCACCGCCGCCGCCTCGTCGCTCAACTCGCTGCTGTATTCGGCAGGCCGACACCTGTACCAGTTGGCGCAGGATTCCGATGCGCCGGCCATGCGCGGTCTTGCCGAGGTCTCCGACCGCAAGGTGCCGGCCAAGGCGATCGTGGTGTCCGGCTGCATGATTCTGCTGTCGCCGATCATCAATATGATTCCGAGCATTTCCAGCGCGTTCGTGCTGTTCTCGTCCGCCGCCAGCGCCGTGGTGATCTTCATCTACGTGCTCACGATGTTCGCGCATCGCGGCTACTGCAAGAGTGCCGACTTCATTGCGGACGGCTTCCTGATGCCGGCATGGAAGGTGACGGATTGGATTGCGATCGTATTCTTCGTGCTCGTGTACGTCACGCTGTTCCTCTCGGCCGATACGCGCGGTTCTGCGATCGCCGGCGTGGTCTGGCTGGTGGTGTTCGGCGGGTACTGTCTGCTGCACGAGCGTTTTGAGAATCGTGACCTGAAAGAGGCGTTGCGCAAGACCAAATGA
- a CDS encoding glutamate--tRNA ligase family protein: protein MTGRFAPTPSGRMHIGNMVAMLAAWLDARSRGQRMVLRIEDIDTPRVLPDADRWIMDDLTWLGMDWDGEPVYQSQRLDLYEQAMKLIPCGAPAAGASPDSGTASHTPFNTPLIPPSGTTGTGWQYPCFCSRADIRAASAPQEGDGFQIYPGTCHALAVNEPQVSARRVDQHQRHSWRLAMPSPGIPANTVTFIDRVFGMQTYDLAHSIGDSIIRRSDGLFSYQFVVTVDDLAMGVDSIVRGRDLLRSTALQSWIRTTLLANGFAANGLAAVSAVSVSSATAATPTHPEYAHIPLIENAAGRRLAKRERSLDMGALRKRGVTAEQVTGYCAYLLGLTATPEPRTPASLLNDFSWEPLQRNHADRILDTASPQCPDWLAHAVV from the coding sequence ATGACAGGTCGTTTCGCTCCCACGCCCTCGGGGCGTATGCATATTGGCAATATGGTCGCCATGCTGGCCGCGTGGCTGGATGCACGGTCGCGCGGGCAGCGCATGGTGCTGCGCATCGAAGACATCGATACGCCGCGCGTACTGCCGGATGCCGACCGTTGGATCATGGACGATCTGACATGGCTCGGCATGGACTGGGATGGCGAACCGGTGTACCAGTCACAGCGTCTTGACCTGTATGAGCAGGCGATGAAACTGATACCGTGCGGGGCGCCCGCTGCCGGCGCTTCGCCCGATTCCGGCACCGCATCGCACACCCCCTTCAATACCCCTCTTATACCCCCTTCCGGTACAACGGGAACCGGCTGGCAGTACCCGTGCTTCTGTTCTCGCGCCGACATCCGCGCCGCATCCGCCCCGCAGGAAGGCGACGGATTCCAGATCTACCCGGGCACCTGCCACGCGCTCGCAGTAAACGAACCGCAGGTATCCGCACGCCGCGTCGACCAACACCAACGCCACTCATGGCGTCTCGCCATGCCCAGCCCAGGCATCCCCGCCAACACCGTCACCTTTATCGACCGCGTATTCGGCATGCAGACCTATGATCTGGCGCACAGCATCGGCGATTCCATCATCCGCCGGTCGGACGGCCTGTTCTCCTACCAGTTCGTCGTCACCGTGGATGATCTTGCCATGGGCGTCGACTCCATTGTGCGCGGGCGCGATCTGTTGCGTTCCACCGCGCTGCAATCATGGATTCGCACCACGCTGCTGGCCAACGGATTCGCAGCCAATGGACTTGCTGCCGTATCGGCCGTATCAGTCAGTTCAGCCACTGCAGCCACTCCGACCCACCCCGAATACGCACACATTCCGCTCATAGAGAACGCAGCAGGCCGCCGCTTGGCCAAACGCGAACGCTCCCTCGACATGGGCGCCCTACGCAAACGTGGCGTCACCGCCGAACAAGTCACCGGCTACTGCGCCTACCTGCTCGGGCTCACCGCCACCCCGGAACCCCGCACGCCGGCCAGCCTGCTCAACGATTTCAGCTGGGAACCGCTCCAACGCAACCACGCCGATCGCATACTCGACACAGCCTCGCCACAATGCCCCGACTGGCTCGCACACGCGGTAGTCTGA
- the upp gene encoding uracil phosphoribosyltransferase translates to MELHVLNHPLVEHKLTVLRDKNTASSTFRELVTELVMLEAYEATRDIDVVDKPIETPVAPMIGKHIASPAPIIVPVLRAGLGMLDGMTKMIPSAEVGFLGMKRDEEHPTQQITYANRLPEDLTGRQCFLIDPMLATGGTLVAATHYLTERGAKDVTAVCILGAPEGLKFVEENLDPSVKFKLVLCAVDEKLNDKCYIVPGLGDAGDRLYGVID, encoded by the coding sequence ATGGAATTGCATGTTTTGAATCACCCGCTCGTCGAGCACAAACTGACTGTGCTGCGCGACAAGAACACCGCCTCCTCCACCTTCCGCGAGCTCGTCACCGAGCTCGTCATGCTTGAGGCTTACGAAGCCACGCGTGACATCGATGTGGTGGACAAGCCCATCGAAACCCCGGTCGCTCCCATGATCGGCAAGCACATCGCCTCCCCCGCCCCGATCATCGTGCCTGTGCTGCGCGCGGGCCTGGGCATGCTTGACGGCATGACCAAGATGATCCCCTCCGCCGAGGTCGGCTTCCTTGGTATGAAGCGCGACGAGGAGCACCCCACCCAGCAGATCACGTACGCGAACCGCCTGCCTGAGGATCTGACCGGCCGCCAGTGCTTCCTGATCGACCCGATGCTTGCCACCGGTGGCACGCTGGTCGCCGCAACGCACTATCTGACCGAGCGTGGCGCCAAGGATGTGACCGCCGTGTGCATTCTGGGCGCTCCGGAAGGCCTGAAGTTCGTTGAGGAGAACCTCGATCCGTCCGTCAAGTTCAAGCTGGTGCTGTGCGCGGTCGACGAGAAGCTGAACGACAAGTGCTATATCGTTCCTGGTTTGGGCGATGCCGGCGACCGTCTGTACGGCGTAATCGACTGA
- the rlmH gene encoding 23S rRNA (pseudouridine(1915)-N(3))-methyltransferase RlmH — protein sequence MQIDIICVGKVKEQYLRDAIAEYSKRLGRYCKLNILEVADEKTPEHASEGVERQIKAKEGERIAKHIKPGAYVIALAIDGQQVTSEGFARKIDQLGIQGVSHIQFVIGGSIGMDDAILRQANYKLSFSKMTFPHQLMRVILLEQVYRAYKINAHEPYHK from the coding sequence ATGCAAATCGACATCATCTGCGTAGGCAAGGTGAAGGAACAGTACCTTCGCGACGCCATCGCCGAATATTCCAAACGACTCGGTCGCTACTGCAAGCTCAACATTCTTGAAGTGGCCGACGAGAAAACACCCGAACATGCCTCTGAAGGCGTGGAACGGCAGATCAAAGCCAAAGAGGGCGAGCGCATCGCCAAGCACATCAAGCCCGGCGCCTACGTGATCGCGCTGGCGATCGACGGCCAGCAGGTCACGTCCGAAGGGTTCGCGCGTAAGATCGACCAGCTGGGCATTCAGGGCGTGAGTCATATCCAGTTCGTGATCGGCGGGTCGATCGGCATGGACGACGCGATCCTGCGCCAGGCGAACTACAAGCTCAGCTTCTCCAAGATGACGTTCCCGCACCAGCTGATGCGCGTGATCCTGCTGGAGCAAGTGTATCGCGCGTATAAGATCAACGCGCACGAGCCGTACCACAAGTAA
- a CDS encoding glycerophosphodiester phosphodiesterase family protein: MSKVFRNVLIGGAALAGAAGAAVWAVAPRGFKNKQKHYVPTVPDVWYAHRGLHDAGSGLTADYAEQSGEYVALARRMAVKAGYGSETKPGPIAPENSMAAFAAACEAGYGIELDIQLSRDGEVVVVHDADLGRVAGDPRNIKDLSYSELTRIPLYPTAEPGDARAALLPGGEENPPLVVTPSQAPEGYYQHVPLFSDVLKLVAGRVPLIVEYKFENNATWDDRDVELMEKGHALLEAYDGPFVVESFHPGAVNWYKENHPDVCRGQLAFWPASGGARNGSPVDQVRRYAAGSLAFDWLSRPDFVAYDWHGGALPQVRLTRAMGAMPVAWTVRSQEELEACGERFERFIFEAFVPQGE; this comes from the coding sequence ATGTCGAAAGTCTTCAGGAACGTGCTGATTGGCGGTGCCGCGCTCGCCGGTGCCGCTGGTGCCGCAGTATGGGCCGTGGCGCCGCGAGGATTCAAAAACAAGCAGAAGCATTACGTGCCCACCGTGCCGGACGTGTGGTATGCGCATCGTGGTCTGCACGACGCCGGTTCCGGCCTGACCGCCGACTATGCCGAGCAGAGCGGCGAATACGTGGCATTGGCACGCCGTATGGCGGTCAAAGCCGGGTATGGCAGCGAAACCAAGCCGGGGCCGATCGCGCCGGAAAACTCGATGGCCGCATTCGCCGCCGCCTGCGAAGCCGGGTATGGCATCGAACTCGATATTCAGCTCAGCCGTGACGGCGAAGTCGTGGTGGTTCACGACGCAGATCTGGGGCGTGTGGCCGGCGATCCGCGCAACATCAAGGATCTGAGCTACAGCGAACTGACACGCATCCCGCTGTACCCCACCGCCGAACCGGGTGACGCCAGGGCCGCGCTGCTGCCGGGCGGCGAAGAGAACCCTCCGCTGGTGGTCACGCCGTCACAAGCGCCGGAAGGCTACTACCAGCATGTGCCACTGTTCTCGGACGTACTGAAACTGGTCGCCGGGCGCGTGCCGCTGATTGTGGAATACAAGTTCGAAAACAACGCCACATGGGATGACCGTGACGTGGAACTGATGGAGAAGGGCCACGCGCTGCTCGAAGCGTATGACGGGCCGTTCGTGGTCGAATCGTTCCACCCGGGTGCCGTGAACTGGTATAAGGAGAACCACCCGGACGTGTGCCGTGGTCAGCTGGCATTCTGGCCGGCTTCGGGCGGTGCGCGGAACGGTTCGCCGGTGGATCAGGTGCGCAGGTATGCCGCCGGATCGTTGGCGTTCGACTGGCTGTCCCGCCCGGATTTCGTGGCCTATGACTGGCATGGCGGCGCACTGCCACAGGTGCGGTTGACCCGTGCGATGGGTGCGATGCCGGTTGCCTGGACCGTGCGCAGCCAGGAGGAGCTCGAAGCGTGCGGCGAACGGTTCGAGCGCTTTATCTTCGAAGCGTTCGTGCCGCAGGGCGAGTGA
- a CDS encoding thiazole synthase codes for MSTEHTITTAEKDVAAAPNATLDELVGTTTNTAILPEPDAHAYDEIATGSADPLILGGHKFTSRFILGSGRYDLNLIKATIENAGTQIVTMALRRCRTTENNLLDYIPKGITMLPNTSGARNAEEAVRIARLAREVCQTDFVKVEIEHEAKYLLPDNEETIKATKQLAKEGFVVMPYMFPDPIAAKRLEDAGAACVMPLGAMIGSNKGLRARDFIEVIIKNSNVPVIIDAGIGRPSQAAEAMEMGADAVMAYTAIASAGNIPLMARAFKNAIEAGREAYLSGLGKVTEDHAVPSSPTNEADYIG; via the coding sequence ATGAGCACCGAACACACCATCACCACCGCGGAGAAGGACGTCGCCGCCGCGCCGAACGCCACGCTTGACGAGCTGGTCGGCACCACTACGAACACGGCCATCCTGCCCGAGCCGGACGCGCACGCCTACGACGAGATCGCCACCGGCAGCGCCGATCCTCTCATCCTCGGCGGGCATAAGTTCACCAGCCGTTTCATCCTCGGTTCCGGCCGCTACGATCTGAACCTCATCAAGGCGACCATCGAGAACGCCGGCACGCAGATCGTCACCATGGCGCTGCGCCGCTGCCGCACCACCGAAAACAATCTGCTCGACTACATTCCCAAGGGCATCACCATGCTGCCGAACACGTCGGGTGCACGTAACGCGGAAGAAGCGGTGCGCATCGCGCGTCTGGCCCGCGAGGTGTGCCAAACGGACTTCGTGAAGGTGGAGATCGAGCATGAGGCGAAGTATCTGCTGCCCGACAACGAGGAGACCATCAAGGCCACGAAGCAGCTGGCCAAGGAGGGGTTCGTGGTCATGCCGTACATGTTCCCCGACCCGATCGCCGCAAAGCGCCTGGAGGATGCGGGCGCGGCGTGCGTGATGCCGCTCGGCGCGATGATCGGCTCGAACAAAGGCCTGCGTGCACGCGATTTTATCGAAGTGATCATCAAGAACTCCAATGTTCCGGTGATCATCGATGCGGGTATCGGCCGTCCGAGCCAGGCCGCGGAAGCCATGGAAATGGGCGCGGACGCGGTGATGGCGTACACGGCCATCGCTTCCGCCGGCAATATTCCGCTGATGGCACGCGCGTTCAAGAACGCGATCGAGGCAGGCCGCGAGGCGTACCTGTCCGGCCTGGGCAAGGTGACGGAGGATCATGCCGTGCCGTCCAGCCCGACGAACGAGGCCGACTATATCGGCTGA
- a CDS encoding FAD:protein FMN transferase — protein sequence MLGLIGDGMERSRTTDMCTLAFPQALGTGIVVQVQLRMTDSAESDNQHANLTSQMTDSAESDMREAVAALLRTYEHTLSRFREDSLVAAMRRATHGGSFDFPDWAGGLFDLYDALHEASDGAIDPCVGEDLTRLGYGPAYTFAAQPNARAYAGAVHGRATWHGSVERHGCTLITRGPVSLDFGACGKGYAVDLIAALLHDGGCNDERNTERNADHHAGPNANRAADRALVIDAGGDLLVHLGQSPDQPVPLRVALEHPSDSTQAVGVAEIMDGALCASAPSRRHWGEQSGMRLHHLLNAIDGMPADSVAAAWAYVPQQAAFPCATADGLATALFVTPPDRLRARFRFECAFIDADGMLHASRNFPATLFLA from the coding sequence ATGCTCGGGTTGATTGGAGATGGGATGGAACGCAGCAGAACGACCGACATGTGCACTCTGGCATTCCCTCAGGCATTAGGCACCGGCATCGTGGTGCAAGTCCAACTTCGAATGACCGATTCGGCAGAATCGGACAACCAGCATGCCAATCTCACCTCTCAGATGACCGATTCGGCAGAATCGGACATGCGGGAGGCTGTCGCGGCATTGCTGCGCACGTATGAGCACACGCTGTCGCGCTTTCGTGAGGATTCGCTGGTTGCGGCCATGCGCCGGGCCACCCATGGTGGTTCTTTTGATTTTCCGGATTGGGCGGGCGGTCTGTTCGACTTGTACGATGCGCTGCATGAGGCGAGCGATGGCGCGATCGACCCGTGCGTGGGCGAGGATCTGACTCGTTTGGGGTATGGGCCGGCCTACACGTTTGCCGCGCAGCCCAACGCCCGGGCGTATGCGGGAGCGGTTCACGGGCGGGCCACGTGGCATGGCAGCGTGGAACGGCATGGGTGCACGCTGATCACCCGAGGGCCGGTTTCGTTGGATTTCGGCGCATGCGGCAAAGGGTATGCGGTGGATCTGATCGCCGCATTGCTGCATGATGGCGGCTGCAATGACGAGCGCAATACCGAGCGCAACGCCGATCACCATGCCGGCCCGAATGCCAATCGTGCCGCCGATCGAGCATTGGTGATCGATGCGGGTGGCGATCTGCTGGTGCATCTAGGCCAGTCTCCCGATCAGCCGGTTCCGCTGCGCGTCGCGTTGGAGCACCCGTCCGACTCTACGCAGGCGGTGGGTGTGGCTGAGATTATGGACGGCGCGCTGTGCGCGAGCGCTCCGAGCCGCCGGCATTGGGGCGAGCAGTCCGGTATGCGTCTGCATCATCTGCTCAATGCGATCGACGGTATGCCGGCTGATAGTGTTGCCGCCGCATGGGCGTATGTGCCGCAACAGGCCGCTTTCCCTTGTGCTACGGCTGATGGGCTTGCCACTGCGCTGTTCGTTACGCCGCCGGATCGCTTGCGCGCACGATTCCGTTTCGAGTGTGCGTTCATCGACGCGGATGGCATGCTGCATGCCTCGCGGAATTTTCCCGCCACTTTGTTTCTCGCGTAA